In a single window of the Capsicum annuum cultivar UCD-10X-F1 unplaced genomic scaffold, UCD10Xv1.1 ctg21904, whole genome shotgun sequence genome:
- the LOC124890676 gene encoding uncharacterized mitochondrial protein AtMg00810-like, translated as MNAGRRQWRKNFRLLKKMTHGILFHVLQMSIQLDVNGLIQLNFILMELLIGTKLGLQDSSSVDTPLELNVKYRREEGNLPDPTIFWHLLVGSSNYLTITKPDITFAVPQVSSCKLPVIFVCDSDWAGCSDTRRSVTSWCMFLGVSLISWKRKKQNHVSKSSTEAEYQAMSTACSEIVWLRGLLAEIGFPQSNPTTPLHADNTSAIQIATNLVYHERTKHIEVDCHYLREAVDKGVITLPHVSNDLQIADAFTKSMARQQHQLLIGKLMLFDLPASI; from the exons ATGAATGCTGGCAGAAGGCAATGGAGGAAGAACTTTAGGCTCTTAAAGAAAATGACACATGGGATATTGTTTCATGTCCTTCAAATGTCCAtccaattggatgtaaatgggcTTATTCAATTAAACTTCATTCTGATGGAACTCTTGATCGGTACAAAGCTtg GTCTTCAGGATTCTTCCTCTGTGGATACTCCATTAGAATTGAATGTAAAGTATCGCCGGGAGGAAGGCAATCTTCCAGATCCAACTATATTTTGGCATTTATTAGTTGGGAGCTCAAATTACCTTACTATTACCAAGCCTGATATCACTTTTGCAGTTCCACAAGTTAGTTCATGCAAGCTCCCTGTCATCTTCGTTTG TGATTCTGATTGGGCGGGATGTTCTGACACTCGTCGTTCGGTTACTAGTTGGTGCATGTTTCTTGGAGTGTCTTTGATATCttggaaaagaaaaaagcaaaaccacgtgtcaaaatcttcaacagaGGCTGAATATCAAGCAATGTCTACTGCTTGCTCCGAGATTGTGTGGCTTCGTGGACTACTTGCTGAGATTGGATTTCCTCAATCTAATCCTACTACTCCTCTCCATGCTGACAATACAAGTGCTATTCAGATTGCTACTAATTTAGTTTATCATGAGCGGACCAAACACATCGAAGTAGACTGTCATTATTTACGAGAAGCTGTAGATAAAGGTGTCATTACTCTTCCGCACGTGTCCAATGATCTTCAAATAGCTGATgcatttacaaaatcaatggCACGACAACAACATCAGCTTCTCATCGGCAAATTGATGCTTTTTGATCTACCAGCATCAATTTGA